One genomic region from Streptomyces sp. Li-HN-5-11 encodes:
- a CDS encoding XRE family transcriptional regulator — MRNGVAFVNNDEMHIKSDDPLHENDLVARNVRRFRQERAMSLGELARRSGLSKQTLSKIEQGSGNPTVETLALLGAALDVPARRLLTEWGTPVYVQRQDEGEWTHATNWTERLLDETYGSGYVRTLLLRLERGGKAPETVPPHAAGTLHHLYVITGKLRTGPLNEPVDLAAGDFVRFPGDVPHRHVCLSERVAAHMVTTLPQVRQVRPTVTKGVAASDR, encoded by the coding sequence ATGCGGAACGGGGTCGCGTTCGTCAATAATGACGAGATGCACATTAAAAGTGACGATCCGCTTCATGAGAACGATCTCGTGGCCCGCAACGTGCGGCGCTTCCGGCAGGAGAGGGCCATGTCCCTCGGCGAGCTCGCCCGCCGGTCGGGTCTGTCGAAGCAGACGCTGTCCAAGATCGAACAGGGCTCGGGCAATCCCACGGTCGAGACGCTGGCCCTGCTCGGGGCGGCGCTGGACGTGCCCGCGCGCCGCCTGCTGACCGAGTGGGGCACACCGGTCTACGTCCAACGGCAGGACGAAGGCGAGTGGACCCACGCGACCAACTGGACCGAACGCCTGCTGGACGAGACCTACGGCTCGGGTTACGTCCGCACCCTGCTGCTGCGCCTGGAACGAGGCGGCAAGGCTCCGGAGACAGTCCCGCCGCACGCCGCCGGCACCCTGCACCACCTGTATGTGATCACCGGCAAGCTGCGCACCGGACCGCTCAACGAACCGGTGGATCTGGCTGCCGGTGACTTCGTCCGCTTCCCCGGTGACGTCCCACACCGCCATGTCTGCCTCAGTGAGCGAGTTGCTGCCCACATGGTGACCACCCTGCCCCAGGTCCGTCAGGTCAGGCCCACCGTCACCAAGGGGGTGGCGGCCTCGGACCGCTAG
- the boxC gene encoding 2,3-epoxybenzoyl-CoA dihydrolase, which yields MTILTSEPDAPPDTDPAGDSGAAAHVEFRTQVSAYRHWRLGFDGPIATLTMDVDEQGGLVPGYELKLNSYDLGVDIELYDAVQRLRFEHPEVRAVVVTSGKEKIFCAGANIRMLAASAHAWKVNFCKFTNETRNGIEDATANSKQTYLAACNGTASGGGYELALACEHIMLVDDRSSAVSLPELSLLGVLPGTGGLTRVSDKRHVRRDVADYFSTKTEGIGGRKAVDWRLVDEAVPRTVWDSTVAERAREFAARSNRPEQARGIELTPLQKTRTDTEISYRYVTARLDRERRVVEITVLGPQRDAPADAAGVHAQGADFWALAMTRELDDLILDLRTNETGLGTWTFCTRGDTARVLAYDALLLDNGDDWLVNEIVLYLKRTLKRLDVTSRSLIALVEPGSCFAGSLLELALAADRSFQLTGVFEDIDPDAEPAAVTVAPMNLGPLPMGNGLTRLQSRFYGDDDGLAAAESAQGEALRAEDAGRLGLVTFTPDDIDWDDEVRIAIEERTGFSPDALTGLEANYRFTGPETLETKIFGRLTAWQNWIFTRPNASGPEGALRKYGTGQRAEFHKERV from the coding sequence ATGACGATCTTGACCAGCGAGCCCGACGCCCCACCGGACACAGATCCCGCAGGCGACTCCGGAGCAGCGGCGCATGTCGAGTTCCGGACGCAGGTGTCGGCCTACCGGCACTGGCGGTTGGGCTTTGACGGTCCCATCGCCACGCTGACGATGGATGTCGACGAGCAGGGCGGTCTCGTTCCCGGTTACGAGCTGAAGCTCAACTCCTACGACCTCGGCGTCGACATCGAGCTGTACGACGCCGTCCAGCGGCTGCGGTTCGAACACCCCGAGGTGCGGGCCGTGGTGGTGACCAGCGGCAAGGAGAAGATCTTCTGCGCCGGGGCGAACATCCGGATGCTTGCGGCCTCGGCACACGCGTGGAAGGTGAACTTCTGCAAGTTCACCAACGAGACCCGCAACGGCATCGAGGACGCGACGGCCAACTCGAAGCAGACGTACCTGGCGGCGTGCAACGGAACCGCGTCCGGTGGCGGCTACGAGCTGGCGCTGGCGTGCGAGCACATCATGCTGGTGGACGACCGGTCCTCGGCGGTGTCGCTGCCCGAGCTGTCGTTGCTGGGTGTGCTGCCGGGCACGGGCGGTCTGACCCGGGTGTCGGACAAGCGGCACGTTCGCCGGGACGTCGCCGACTACTTCTCCACCAAGACCGAGGGCATCGGCGGCAGGAAGGCGGTGGACTGGCGGCTGGTGGACGAGGCGGTCCCGCGGACCGTCTGGGACTCCACCGTCGCCGAGCGGGCCAGGGAGTTCGCTGCCCGGTCGAACCGTCCGGAGCAGGCCCGGGGCATCGAGCTGACACCCCTTCAGAAGACCCGCACCGACACCGAGATCTCCTACCGGTACGTGACGGCGAGGCTGGACCGCGAGCGCCGTGTCGTGGAGATCACCGTTCTCGGCCCGCAGCGGGACGCGCCCGCCGACGCGGCCGGCGTCCATGCGCAGGGCGCGGACTTCTGGGCGCTGGCGATGACGCGCGAGCTGGACGACCTGATCCTGGACCTGCGCACCAACGAGACCGGGCTGGGGACCTGGACGTTTTGCACCAGGGGCGACACGGCCCGGGTGCTGGCCTATGACGCCCTCCTGCTGGACAACGGCGACGACTGGCTGGTCAACGAGATCGTTCTGTACCTCAAGCGCACGTTGAAGCGCCTGGATGTGACCAGCCGCAGCCTCATCGCGCTCGTCGAGCCGGGAAGCTGCTTCGCCGGGTCGCTGCTGGAGCTCGCGCTGGCCGCCGACCGTTCCTTCCAGCTCACCGGGGTCTTCGAGGACATCGACCCGGATGCCGAGCCGGCTGCGGTCACGGTGGCGCCGATGAATCTGGGTCCGCTGCCGATGGGCAACGGCCTCACACGCCTGCAGTCCCGCTTCTACGGGGACGACGACGGCCTGGCCGCCGCCGAGTCCGCCCAGGGCGAAGCGCTGCGGGCCGAGGACGCCGGGCGGCTCGGCCTGGTCACCTTCACGCCCGACGACATCGACTGGGACGACGAGGTCCGCATCGCGATCGAGGAACGGACCGGATTCTCCCCGGACGCGCTCACCGGCCTGGAGGCCAACTACCGGTTCACCGGCCCGGAGACGCTGGAGACCAAGATCTTCGGGAGGCTCACCGCCTGGCAGAACTGGATCTTCACCCGTCCCAACGCCTCAGGTCCCGAGGGCGCGCTGCGCAAGTACGGCACCGGGCAGCGCGCCGAGTTCCACAAGGAGCGTGTCTGA
- the boxB gene encoding benzoyl-CoA 2,3-epoxidase subunit BoxB, whose protein sequence is MTINADYTEKIPNNVDLHEDRRLQRALESWQPDFLSWWDSMGPSLPTEDVYLRTAVNVGREGWAHFGHVAMRDYRWGIFLAERDRDRRIAFGQHKGEPVWQKVPGDYRADLQRLIVIQGDTEPASVEQQRNLGATAPSLYDLRNLFQVNVEEGRHLWAMVYLLHAYFGREGREEAEELLHRNSGSEESPRILGAFNEETPDWLSFFMFTYFTDRDGKYQLGTLKESAFDPLSRTCEFMLKEESHHMFVGTTGVDRVVQRTVELMREYDTDDVAGCGGIPLDVIQKYINFHYSVSLDLFGGETSTNVANYFTAGLKGRWSEERRKDDHRLTDDSIMVDALVDGKAGQTEAAALVGLNTDLRREYIGDCQNGVNRWNRILEDAGLPQRLRLPHVAFNRKVGAFAGVEATPDGDIIPAEEWERRKAAWLPTDVDKTHVRSLMQPVHEPGRIAAWVAPPRQGINGKPFDYDYVRLA, encoded by the coding sequence ATGACGATCAACGCGGACTACACCGAGAAGATCCCCAACAACGTCGACCTGCACGAGGACCGGCGGTTGCAGCGCGCTCTGGAGTCCTGGCAACCGGACTTCCTGTCCTGGTGGGACTCGATGGGGCCGTCCCTGCCCACCGAGGACGTGTATCTGCGCACCGCGGTCAACGTCGGCCGCGAGGGCTGGGCGCACTTCGGGCACGTCGCCATGCGCGACTACCGCTGGGGCATCTTCCTGGCCGAGCGCGACCGGGACCGGCGGATCGCGTTCGGCCAGCACAAGGGCGAGCCCGTCTGGCAGAAGGTGCCCGGCGACTATCGCGCGGACCTGCAGCGACTCATCGTGATCCAGGGCGACACCGAGCCGGCGTCGGTCGAGCAGCAGCGCAATCTGGGGGCCACCGCGCCGAGCCTGTACGACCTGCGCAACCTGTTCCAGGTCAACGTCGAGGAGGGCCGCCACCTGTGGGCGATGGTGTACCTGCTGCACGCCTACTTCGGACGTGAAGGACGCGAGGAGGCCGAGGAGTTGCTGCACCGCAACTCCGGCAGCGAGGAGTCGCCGCGCATCCTGGGCGCGTTCAACGAGGAGACCCCGGACTGGCTGTCGTTCTTCATGTTCACCTACTTCACCGACCGGGACGGCAAGTACCAGCTGGGCACGCTCAAGGAGTCGGCCTTCGATCCGCTGTCGCGCACCTGCGAGTTCATGCTCAAGGAGGAGTCGCACCACATGTTCGTCGGCACCACCGGCGTCGACCGGGTGGTGCAGCGGACGGTCGAGCTGATGCGCGAGTACGACACCGACGACGTCGCCGGGTGCGGTGGCATCCCGCTGGACGTGATCCAGAAGTACATCAACTTCCACTACTCGGTGTCGCTCGACCTGTTCGGCGGCGAGACGTCCACCAATGTCGCGAACTACTTCACCGCCGGGCTGAAGGGGCGGTGGTCCGAGGAGCGGCGCAAGGACGACCACCGCCTCACCGACGACTCGATCATGGTCGACGCGCTCGTGGACGGGAAGGCCGGGCAGACGGAGGCGGCCGCGCTCGTCGGCCTGAACACCGACCTGCGCCGCGAGTACATCGGCGACTGCCAGAACGGGGTGAACCGGTGGAACCGCATCCTGGAGGACGCGGGTCTGCCGCAGCGGCTCCGGCTGCCGCATGTCGCCTTCAACCGCAAGGTCGGCGCGTTCGCCGGCGTCGAGGCGACTCCGGACGGTGACATCATCCCCGCCGAGGAGTGGGAGCGGCGTAAGGCGGCCTGGCTGCCCACCGACGTCGACAAGACGCACGTGCGGTCGCTGATGCAGCCGGTGCACGAGCCCGGCAGGATCGCCGCCTGGGTCGCGCCGCCGCGCCAGGGGATCAACGGCAAGCCGTTCGACTACGACTACGTCCGCCTCGCCTGA
- the fdxA gene encoding ferredoxin: protein MPYVIAAACIDVMDRSCIEECPVDCIYEGRRKLYINPAECIDCGACEPACPVSAISQDRRVPAGQGDFAVDNARFFDAPLPGRDVPLGTAGGAGAVGPLGVDTELVAAYEAG, encoded by the coding sequence ATGCCGTACGTCATCGCCGCGGCCTGCATCGACGTGATGGACCGCTCGTGCATCGAGGAATGCCCCGTCGACTGCATCTACGAGGGCCGACGCAAGCTCTACATCAACCCCGCCGAGTGCATCGACTGCGGTGCCTGCGAGCCTGCGTGCCCGGTGTCGGCGATCAGCCAGGACCGGCGTGTGCCCGCCGGACAGGGCGACTTCGCCGTCGACAACGCCCGCTTCTTCGACGCACCGCTGCCCGGACGGGACGTGCCGCTCGGCACGGCCGGGGGAGCGGGAGCCGTCGGCCCGCTCGGCGTCGACACCGAACTCGTCGCCGCCTACGAGGCCGGCTGA
- a CDS encoding VOC family protein — protein MHVHFEAVDPEKMIRFWGGIPGWGGYSVGEAQSPAVLPVVTVLVGTIAEQVQTLIAKGASLVEPHDCMHALMTDPEGNRFMVVLDPDHEA, from the coding sequence ATGCACGTTCATTTTGAAGCGGTAGACCCGGAGAAAATGATCAGGTTCTGGGGCGGCATTCCGGGGTGGGGTGGGTACAGCGTCGGCGAAGCACAATCTCCGGCCGTGCTACCGGTCGTCACCGTCCTTGTCGGAACGATCGCCGAACAGGTCCAGACGCTGATCGCCAAGGGCGCCTCTCTCGTGGAACCTCACGATTGCATGCACGCCCTGATGACGGATCCGGAAGGCAACAGGTTCATGGTGGTGCTCGACCCCGATCACGAAGCCTGA
- a CDS encoding PaaX family transcriptional regulator C-terminal domain-containing protein, with the protein MSRDETAPVPSYSHRQQTGGGSARSLLLTVFGEYVLPQGRPVWTSTLLHVLSGLGVEEKSARQALNRMSSAGWIESERSGRRVRWRLTLHGRALLSEGAERIYSFGSERESWDGRWLVLLASVPESKRDLRHKLRTRLTWAGLGSPVPGVWVSPHVSREAEAKQVVEDLGLEPVVFSFCGPFAGIGSERGMVEQAWHLGDLAAAYEDFLDEFAGMRPESRKQLLFAQIRLVDHWRRFPRLDPQLPLELLPPHWIGVRSADVFKELHQAWHGPAQEHWASVVADD; encoded by the coding sequence ATGTCCCGCGACGAGACCGCACCCGTGCCGTCCTACTCCCACCGGCAGCAGACGGGTGGAGGCAGTGCACGCTCGCTGCTGCTCACCGTGTTCGGCGAGTACGTGCTGCCGCAGGGGCGGCCGGTGTGGACCTCGACCCTGCTGCACGTGCTGAGCGGTCTGGGAGTCGAGGAGAAGTCGGCGCGCCAGGCCCTGAATCGTATGTCGAGTGCCGGCTGGATCGAGTCGGAACGTTCCGGGCGGCGGGTGCGCTGGCGATTGACCCTGCACGGTCGGGCCTTGTTGAGCGAGGGCGCCGAACGGATCTACTCCTTCGGGAGTGAACGGGAGTCGTGGGACGGGCGGTGGCTGGTGCTGCTGGCCAGCGTCCCGGAGTCCAAGCGGGATCTGCGCCACAAGCTGCGAACGCGCCTGACATGGGCGGGGCTGGGCAGCCCGGTGCCAGGGGTGTGGGTCAGTCCGCACGTCTCGCGGGAGGCCGAGGCCAAGCAGGTGGTGGAGGACCTTGGACTGGAGCCGGTCGTGTTCTCCTTCTGCGGCCCGTTCGCCGGTATCGGCTCTGAGCGCGGGATGGTCGAGCAGGCATGGCATCTGGGTGACCTGGCCGCGGCGTACGAGGACTTCCTCGACGAGTTCGCCGGGATGCGCCCCGAGTCCCGCAAGCAGCTGCTGTTCGCCCAGATCCGCTTGGTGGACCATTGGCGGCGCTTCCCTCGGCTGGACCCCCAGCTGCCGCTGGAGCTGCTGCCGCCGCACTGGATCGGCGTGCGTTCCGCCGACGTCTTCAAGGAGCTGCACCAGGCATGGCACGGACCCGCCCAGGAGCACTGGGCGAGCGTGGTCGCCGACGACTGA
- a CDS encoding IS1380 family transposase — protein MKKRIGSYPRVRIEGGGRAVVSRAGGVLLVETVRKAGLDTAISAALTPWRKARAVHDPGKILLDVALAVALGGDCLADVAMLRAEPAVFGPVASDPTVSRLIDTLAASGEKALRAIRAARAEVRRHVWRLADGNAPDAGGTVTVDLDGVLVIAHSDKEDAAPTWKRTYGHHPLMGFVDHGPGGTGEPVAALLRAGNAGSNTAADHITAAQLALAQLPKKYRRGRRTLIRTDSAGGTHDFVAWLAQRGRWLSYSVGMVITEAIHQHVLKVPASAWTAAVEADGEIRDGAWVAELTGDVLDGWPKGMRLIVRKERPHPGAQLRLTDADGMRLTCFATNTSGRPIAELELRHRLRARAEDRIRAARATGLRNLPLHRTAQNRIWLEIVQIALDLLAWMPMLALTGKARLWEPRRLRLRMFTAAGHLVTTGRRRILRLALHWPWTGHITAALDRLTQLPDPG, from the coding sequence GTGAAGAAGCGTATCGGGTCGTACCCGCGTGTCCGCATCGAGGGCGGCGGCCGGGCGGTGGTCTCGCGGGCCGGGGGCGTGCTGCTGGTCGAGACCGTCCGCAAGGCTGGCCTGGACACCGCGATATCAGCGGCGCTGACGCCGTGGCGGAAGGCTCGGGCGGTGCACGATCCGGGCAAGATCCTGCTGGACGTGGCCCTGGCGGTCGCGCTGGGCGGGGACTGCCTCGCGGATGTCGCCATGCTGCGGGCCGAGCCGGCCGTGTTCGGGCCGGTGGCCTCCGACCCGACAGTCTCCCGCCTCATCGACACCCTGGCCGCCTCCGGGGAGAAGGCCCTGCGGGCCATCCGTGCCGCGCGGGCTGAAGTCCGCCGCCATGTCTGGCGGTTGGCCGACGGGAACGCGCCTGATGCGGGCGGGACGGTGACCGTGGACCTCGACGGGGTGCTGGTGATTGCGCACTCGGACAAGGAGGACGCTGCACCGACGTGGAAGCGAACCTACGGTCACCACCCGCTGATGGGGTTCGTCGACCACGGACCGGGCGGCACGGGTGAACCGGTCGCGGCCCTGCTCAGAGCAGGCAATGCGGGATCGAACACGGCCGCTGACCACATCACCGCCGCCCAACTGGCCCTGGCCCAGCTCCCGAAGAAGTACCGGCGCGGACGCCGGACCCTGATCCGCACCGACTCCGCCGGCGGCACCCACGACTTCGTCGCCTGGCTCGCTCAGCGGGGACGGTGGCTGTCCTACTCGGTCGGCATGGTGATCACCGAGGCGATCCACCAGCACGTGCTGAAGGTTCCGGCATCGGCCTGGACGGCGGCCGTCGAGGCGGACGGCGAGATCCGTGACGGCGCATGGGTCGCGGAACTCACCGGCGACGTCCTGGACGGCTGGCCCAAGGGCATGCGGCTGATCGTCCGGAAGGAACGCCCGCACCCCGGGGCCCAGTTGCGGCTCACGGATGCGGACGGCATGCGGCTGACCTGTTTCGCCACCAACACCTCGGGCCGGCCGATCGCCGAGCTCGAGCTCCGCCACCGACTGCGGGCCCGGGCCGAGGACCGCATCCGCGCCGCCCGGGCCACCGGCCTGCGCAACCTGCCCCTGCACCGCACGGCTCAGAACCGGATCTGGCTGGAGATCGTGCAGATCGCTCTCGACCTGCTGGCCTGGATGCCGATGCTCGCCCTGACCGGCAAGGCCAGGCTCTGGGAGCCCCGCCGACTACGCCTTCGCATGTTCACCGCGGCCGGACATCTCGTAACCACAGGCCGCCGACGGATCCTCCGCCTGGCCCTGCACTGGCCCTGGACCGGTCACATCACCGCAGCCCTCGACCGGCTCACCCAACTGCCCGACCCTGGCTGA
- a CDS encoding gamma carbonic anhydrase family protein, whose amino-acid sequence MHPDAFVHPDATVIGAVKIGAGSSVWPAAVLRGDYGRIEIGEATSIQDGTVLHTTEQWPTPVGDRCVGHWLSPARGRAGLAAVSRRRPRSPSAPGRVRAMPGAAP is encoded by the coding sequence ATCCACCCGGACGCGTTCGTGCACCCGGACGCGACGGTGATCGGCGCGGTGAAGATCGGTGCGGGCTCCTCGGTGTGGCCGGCGGCGGTACTGCGCGGCGACTACGGCCGCATCGAGATCGGCGAGGCGACGTCCATCCAGGACGGCACCGTGCTGCACACCACCGAGCAATGGCCGACCCCCGTCGGCGACCGCTGCGTGGGCCACTGGCTTTCCCCGGCTCGAGGCAGAGCCGGGTTGGCCGCTGTCAGTCGTCGGCGACCACGCTCGCCCAGTGCTCCTGGGCGGGTCCGTGCCATGCCTGGTGCAGCTCCTTGA
- a CDS encoding NAD(P)/FAD-dependent oxidoreductase has translation MLIVGAGPVGLYAAYYAGFRGLSAAVVDSLPEAGGQVTAMYPEKPIYDIAGFPAVKGRDLVAGLLAQAARFDVAFVLGEAAQTLELDQDGMFTVSTAAGTRIRCRAVVISGGIGTFTPRPLPAGDDWLGRGLSYFVPSLEAHAGQDVVVVGGGDSACDWALGLEPIARSVTLVHRRTAFRAHAHSVAQLTASTVEVVTEAQVTAVHGGERMERVDITGPEGVVVRPAQAVVAALGFTASLGPIRRWGIEVTGNRYLPVNTTMATSLPGVFAAGEITDYTGKVRLISVGFGEAATAVNNAAVLIRPDEQLFPGHSSDAVPALA, from the coding sequence ATGCTCATCGTCGGTGCCGGCCCGGTCGGGCTCTACGCGGCGTACTACGCCGGGTTCCGGGGGCTCTCGGCCGCGGTCGTCGACTCCCTGCCGGAGGCCGGCGGTCAGGTGACGGCGATGTACCCGGAAAAGCCGATCTACGACATCGCCGGGTTCCCCGCGGTCAAGGGCCGTGACCTGGTGGCCGGGCTGCTGGCGCAGGCCGCCCGCTTCGATGTCGCCTTCGTCCTGGGCGAGGCCGCCCAGACCCTGGAACTGGACCAGGACGGCATGTTCACCGTCTCCACGGCGGCCGGTACGCGGATCCGCTGCCGCGCCGTGGTGATCAGCGGCGGCATCGGCACCTTCACCCCTCGGCCGCTTCCGGCGGGCGACGACTGGCTCGGCCGCGGACTGTCCTACTTCGTCCCGTCCCTGGAGGCACACGCAGGACAGGACGTGGTGGTGGTCGGCGGCGGCGACAGCGCCTGCGACTGGGCGCTCGGCCTGGAACCCATCGCCCGGTCGGTGACGCTGGTGCACCGCCGCACCGCCTTCCGCGCGCACGCACACAGTGTCGCCCAGCTCACCGCGTCCACGGTCGAGGTCGTCACCGAGGCGCAGGTGACGGCTGTGCACGGCGGCGAACGGATGGAGCGGGTCGACATCACCGGGCCGGAGGGCGTGGTGGTGCGGCCCGCGCAGGCGGTCGTCGCGGCGCTCGGCTTCACCGCCAGCCTCGGCCCGATCCGCCGGTGGGGGATCGAGGTGACCGGCAACCGGTACCTGCCGGTCAACACCACCATGGCCACCAGCCTCCCCGGCGTCTTCGCCGCCGGGGAGATCACCGACTACACGGGCAAGGTGCGGCTGATATCGGTCGGCTTCGGCGAAGCGGCCACCGCCGTCAACAACGCCGCCGTCTTGATCCGCCCGGATGAGCAGCTGTTCCCCGGCCACTCCTCCGACGCCGTACCCGCCCTGGCCTGA
- a CDS encoding nuclear transport factor 2 family protein, with protein MTSATEQVTQLVLRMQQSRDRGRFDDLADCFAADSEVDISWFTGSGAEWVAESRRLAAGGWGGHSRHRLSPPAVRVRGDRALAELPLAIEFRIDVGGTEADLISYGRSLIRARLTDGCWRIAGFTTVYERDTLVASIPGTRLEVDPGEFAGYRPSYRCLAWHLSRQGLRARPDLLGDDQPETVARQYEADTAWLTAPR; from the coding sequence ATGACATCAGCCACGGAGCAGGTGACCCAGCTCGTCCTCCGTATGCAGCAAAGCCGGGACCGCGGTCGGTTCGACGACCTGGCGGACTGTTTCGCCGCCGACTCGGAGGTGGACATCAGCTGGTTCACCGGCAGCGGGGCCGAGTGGGTGGCCGAGTCCCGGCGGTTGGCCGCCGGCGGATGGGGCGGGCACAGCAGGCACCGGCTGTCGCCGCCGGCGGTCCGGGTCCGGGGGGACCGGGCTCTGGCCGAGCTTCCGCTGGCCATCGAGTTCCGGATCGACGTCGGCGGCACGGAGGCGGACCTGATCTCGTATGGCCGGTCGCTGATCCGGGCCCGGCTGACGGACGGTTGCTGGCGCATCGCGGGGTTCACCACGGTCTACGAGCGGGACACACTGGTTGCGTCGATACCCGGGACCCGGCTGGAGGTCGACCCGGGAGAGTTCGCCGGCTACCGGCCCTCCTACCGGTGTCTGGCCTGGCACCTGAGCCGGCAGGGCCTGCGAGCGCGGCCGGATCTCCTGGGCGACGACCAGCCCGAGACCGTCGCCCGTCAGTACGAAGCCGACACCGCCTGGCTCACCGCACCTCGGTAA
- a CDS encoding benzoate-CoA ligase family protein → MSEPFNACVYLVDRHIEQGNGDRPALTGTAGDLTYAQLHDRVRRTATGLRSAGLLPEQRLLMFMADSPEFVTVFLAALRIGAVPVPVSTMLRADGLAELLADSRARLLAVTADFATVAEQAVADAPELTGVLTAEGASVSVDVPVHALADLARAEPDGAPHATTADTPAFWLYTSGTTGTPKAAMHRHGSIRVVYETYGAKVLGIRSDDRCLSAAKAFFAYGLGNTVLFPLAAGAAMILEPAPSTPHAVVERARAYGATLFFAGPTFFANMLRAGLPRDALAGVRLSASAGEPLPASLYRRWTGHFGIEILDGIGMTEMLHIFLSNRQGDVRPGTTGVAVPGFELRILDEEGHPVAAGTPGTLYVRGESTATGYWSRYAASRQVFQGEWLCTGDTYVQDADGYYTCLGRTGDMLKASGIWVSPAEVETRLLAHPAVEQAVVVSAADDDGLEKPVAYVVTAAGAGVTEAELIEFCREGLPSFKRPRRVVFVDAMPTTATGKVRRVELRAHATAVLSGPHREVVPQ, encoded by the coding sequence ATGAGCGAACCTTTCAACGCGTGCGTCTACCTGGTCGACCGCCACATCGAGCAGGGCAACGGCGACCGTCCGGCCCTGACCGGCACTGCCGGAGACCTCACGTACGCGCAGCTGCACGACCGTGTCCGGCGGACCGCGACCGGGCTGCGGAGCGCCGGATTGCTGCCCGAGCAGCGCCTGCTGATGTTCATGGCCGATTCGCCGGAGTTCGTGACGGTGTTCCTGGCGGCGCTGCGGATCGGCGCCGTTCCCGTGCCGGTGTCGACGATGCTGCGTGCCGATGGGCTGGCCGAGCTGCTGGCCGACTCCCGCGCGAGGCTGTTGGCAGTGACGGCGGACTTCGCCACTGTCGCGGAGCAGGCCGTCGCCGACGCACCGGAACTGACCGGCGTGCTCACCGCCGAGGGCGCGTCCGTATCGGTCGACGTGCCGGTGCACGCGCTGGCCGACCTGGCCCGCGCCGAACCGGACGGCGCACCGCATGCCACCACGGCGGACACACCGGCGTTCTGGCTCTACACCTCGGGGACGACCGGGACACCCAAGGCGGCGATGCACCGGCACGGCTCCATCCGTGTGGTGTACGAAACCTATGGCGCGAAAGTACTGGGTATCCGCTCGGACGACCGGTGCCTGTCGGCGGCCAAGGCGTTCTTCGCCTACGGGCTGGGCAACACGGTGCTGTTCCCGCTGGCGGCGGGCGCCGCGATGATCCTGGAACCGGCGCCGTCGACGCCCCACGCGGTCGTCGAGCGTGCTCGTGCCTACGGGGCGACGCTGTTCTTCGCAGGCCCCACCTTCTTCGCGAACATGCTGCGTGCCGGGCTGCCCCGGGACGCGCTCGCCGGGGTGCGACTGTCGGCCTCGGCGGGGGAGCCGCTGCCCGCGTCCCTGTACCGCCGCTGGACCGGGCACTTCGGGATCGAAATCCTCGACGGCATCGGGATGACCGAGATGCTGCACATCTTCCTGTCCAACCGGCAGGGAGACGTGCGGCCCGGGACGACCGGCGTGGCGGTGCCCGGCTTCGAACTGCGCATCCTCGACGAGGAAGGACACCCGGTCGCCGCCGGTACGCCCGGCACCCTGTACGTGCGGGGCGAGTCCACGGCGACCGGATACTGGTCGCGGTACGCGGCGTCCCGCCAGGTGTTCCAGGGCGAATGGCTGTGCACCGGCGACACCTACGTGCAGGACGCCGATGGCTACTACACCTGCCTGGGACGCACCGGCGACATGTTGAAGGCCAGCGGCATCTGGGTGTCGCCCGCCGAGGTGGAGACCCGGCTCCTGGCGCATCCGGCGGTCGAACAAGCCGTCGTGGTCAGTGCCGCCGACGACGACGGCCTGGAGAAACCGGTCGCCTACGTGGTGACCGCTGCCGGAGCCGGGGTCACAGAAGCGGAACTGATCGAGTTCTGCCGGGAGGGGCTCCCCTCGTTCAAACGGCCACGCCGGGTGGTGTTCGTGGACGCCATGCCCACAACCGCCACCGGCAAGGTCCGCCGGGTGGAACTGCGCGCGCACGCCACTGCCGTCCTGTCCGGCCCGCACCGGGAGGTGGTGCCCCAGTGA